One segment of Magnetospirillum sp. 15-1 DNA contains the following:
- a CDS encoding SulP family inorganic anion transporter, which translates to MVTIRKEELPAALVAGAVTGLVVVILSLSFAVLIFSGELAGHVGTAIGMALFTAVVVGGLVALFGSYPGTIAFPQDKIAPILALMASMIVAETPPGTDPEQLFATVATALMLATALTGLLLFALGHFRLGGFIRFIPYPVIGGFLAGTGWLLVKGAIKVMTGHAPTLETAHHLLSAGELIKWAPGLLFAVALIAGMRRWKHVATLPLLLGGGIALYHLAARLMGMSLDGLEQGGYLLGHFPAAAGWRPDAVVRAMSADWLMIADQAGSVSTILLISAIGLLLNSSGIEVAANRDMDLNRELKIAGIANLVSGAGGGIIGFHTLGLSSMVLKMGVRSRLVGLISALVCLAMLVIGTEPLALFPKAVLGGLLMFIGLGFLEEWLVEGRHQMPAADYAIILMIVGVVGTFGYLQGAAVGIVACVVLFVVNYSRVAVAKHELTAAEVSSNVDRPRDEVRLLKEYGGRILVFSLQGFMFFGTANKLLTRVIGRCGPVGGETGGQPVEVVVFDFRRVAGIDTSAAMSFVKLRQFAEKRDLSLVFASCNDEVGMVLERAGFVGAEGATWRTAPDLDHALEWSENRLLARLAVEAGARPRSLMADLAEDLGEPLQVARMMSFVETLSVPAGSVVLEQGSAAHDLFILESGQVTVRLMGDNGSSIRLRTMHAGTVVGEMGLYLNEERSASVVADSDCVIHRLTARNLERMEDEAPAVAAAFHRLMARQLAERLRNTDHMIRALTD; encoded by the coding sequence ATGGTGACGATCCGTAAGGAAGAGTTGCCCGCCGCCCTGGTGGCGGGGGCGGTGACCGGTCTGGTGGTGGTCATCCTGTCGCTGTCGTTCGCCGTGCTGATCTTTTCGGGCGAACTGGCCGGGCATGTGGGCACCGCCATCGGCATGGCGCTGTTCACCGCCGTGGTGGTCGGCGGGCTGGTGGCGCTGTTCGGGTCCTATCCCGGCACCATCGCCTTTCCCCAGGACAAGATCGCCCCCATCCTCGCCCTGATGGCCTCGATGATCGTCGCCGAGACGCCGCCCGGCACCGATCCCGAGCAATTGTTCGCTACCGTGGCCACCGCCCTGATGCTGGCCACCGCGCTGACCGGCCTGCTGCTGTTCGCGCTGGGCCATTTCCGCCTGGGCGGCTTCATCCGCTTCATTCCCTATCCGGTGATCGGCGGCTTCCTGGCCGGCACCGGCTGGCTGCTGGTCAAGGGCGCCATCAAGGTGATGACCGGCCATGCCCCCACCCTGGAGACCGCCCACCATCTGCTGTCCGCCGGGGAGCTGATCAAGTGGGCGCCGGGGCTGCTGTTCGCCGTGGCGCTGATCGCCGGCATGCGCCGCTGGAAGCATGTGGCGACCCTGCCGCTGCTGCTGGGCGGCGGGATCGCCCTCTATCATCTGGCCGCCCGCCTGATGGGCATGAGTCTGGACGGTCTGGAGCAGGGCGGCTACCTGCTCGGCCATTTCCCCGCCGCCGCCGGCTGGCGACCCGACGCCGTGGTGCGGGCCATGTCGGCCGACTGGCTGATGATCGCCGATCAGGCCGGTTCGGTATCCACCATCTTGCTGATCAGCGCCATCGGCCTGCTGCTCAATTCCAGCGGTATCGAGGTGGCGGCCAACCGCGACATGGATTTGAACCGCGAACTGAAGATCGCCGGTATCGCCAATCTGGTGTCGGGGGCGGGGGGCGGCATCATCGGCTTCCACACGCTCGGCCTGTCCAGCATGGTGCTGAAGATGGGGGTGCGCTCGCGGCTGGTGGGGCTGATCTCGGCCCTGGTCTGCCTTGCCATGCTGGTGATCGGCACCGAGCCGCTGGCCCTGTTCCCCAAGGCGGTGCTGGGCGGATTGCTGATGTTCATCGGCCTGGGCTTCCTCGAGGAATGGCTGGTCGAGGGGCGTCACCAGATGCCGGCCGCCGATTACGCCATCATCTTGATGATCGTCGGCGTGGTGGGAACCTTCGGCTATCTCCAGGGGGCGGCGGTGGGCATCGTCGCCTGCGTGGTGCTGTTCGTGGTCAACTACTCGCGCGTCGCGGTGGCCAAGCACGAACTGACCGCCGCCGAGGTGTCCTCCAACGTGGACCGGCCGCGCGACGAGGTGCGCCTGCTCAAGGAATATGGTGGCCGCATCCTGGTGTTCAGCCTGCAGGGTTTCATGTTCTTCGGCACCGCCAACAAGCTGCTGACCCGGGTGATCGGCCGATGCGGGCCGGTGGGCGGCGAGACCGGCGGCCAGCCGGTCGAGGTGGTGGTGTTCGACTTCCGCCGGGTGGCCGGCATCGATACCTCGGCGGCCATGAGCTTCGTGAAGCTGCGCCAGTTCGCCGAGAAGCGGGATCTGTCCCTGGTCTTCGCCTCGTGCAACGACGAGGTGGGCATGGTGCTGGAACGCGCCGGCTTCGTCGGGGCCGAGGGCGCCACCTGGCGCACCGCCCCCGATCTGGACCACGCGCTGGAATGGTCAGAGAACCGGCTGCTGGCCAGACTGGCGGTGGAGGCCGGGGCCAGGCCGCGTTCGCTGATGGCCGATCTGGCCGAGGATCTGGGTGAACCGCTGCAGGTGGCCCGCATGATGTCCTTCGTCGAGACGCTGAGCGTGCCAGCCGGCAGCGTGGTGCTGGAACAGGGCAGTGCCGCCCATGACCTGTTCATCCTGGAGTCGGGCCAAGTGACGGTGCGGCTGATGGGCGACAACGGCTCGTCCATCCGGCTGCGCACCATGCATGCCGGCACCGTGGTGGGCGAGATGGGGCTTTACCTCAACGAGGAACGCTCGGCCTCGGTGGTGGCTGACAGCGACTGCGTCATCCACCGCCTGACGGCGCGCAACCTGGAGCGCATGGAGGACGAGGCGCCCGCGGTGGCCGCCGCCTTCCATCGCCTGATGGCCCGCCAACTGGCCGAGCGGCTGCGCAATACCGATCACATGATCCGGGCTTTGACCGATTGA
- a CDS encoding PAS domain-containing sensor histidine kinase encodes MNQRKSILVLIALIQASAVLALWGLGLPVWALAASGLAAAATLWLAARCGRAEAAETERLRIESRALRQERDRLSLLSEVVKESSERYREYSEAAADWFWESDAEQRFTFFSSSFETVMNVSSDELMGKRSWDIVSERMEIDSDQWQAHIADLTAQRPFRDFKYWLEDGTGRARWIKVNGLPRFDENGVFIGYRGTGSDITAAVENAHRMHMLNRAVEQSPVSIVITDLKADIQYVNGSFLKVTGYSMDEVIGRNPRILKSDRTPPEVYDAMWAALSMGEKWEGELANRRKNGELYWEMATIQPIQNIEGVITNYLAIKTDVTEQKQAAAKLAELVEELRRSNEELEQFAYVASHDLRQPLRMISAYLGLLEKKLGASFDQDSRDFFGFALDGAKRLDRMIVDLLEYSRIGRISTPMAPVDLGQVVADSIRHLEVAAAESGAGIVVPETLPTISGDANELLRLFQNLIANAIKYMPEGRQPHIEVICRDGGGEWVLGVRDNGIGIPAEELKRVFGIFQRLVAREQYEGTGIGLAVCRKIAEHHGGRIWVESELGTGSTFLIALPKT; translated from the coding sequence ATGAACCAGCGCAAATCCATCCTCGTCCTGATCGCCCTGATCCAGGCGTCGGCGGTCCTGGCCCTGTGGGGGCTGGGCCTGCCCGTCTGGGCGCTGGCGGCATCCGGGCTGGCGGCGGCGGCGACCCTGTGGCTGGCGGCCCGCTGCGGCCGGGCCGAGGCCGCCGAGACCGAGCGCCTGCGGATCGAGAGCCGGGCCCTGCGCCAGGAGCGCGACCGCCTGAGCCTGCTGTCCGAGGTGGTCAAGGAGAGTTCCGAGCGCTATCGCGAATATTCCGAGGCGGCCGCCGACTGGTTCTGGGAAAGCGACGCCGAGCAGCGTTTCACCTTTTTCTCCTCGTCGTTCGAGACGGTGATGAACGTCTCGTCCGACGAACTGATGGGCAAGCGCTCGTGGGACATCGTCAGCGAGCGCATGGAGATCGATTCCGACCAGTGGCAGGCCCATATCGCCGACCTGACCGCCCAGCGGCCGTTCCGCGACTTCAAGTACTGGCTGGAGGACGGCACCGGCCGGGCCCGCTGGATCAAGGTCAACGGCCTGCCGCGCTTCGACGAGAACGGGGTGTTCATCGGCTATCGCGGCACCGGCAGCGACATCACTGCCGCCGTGGAGAACGCCCACCGCATGCACATGCTCAACCGCGCGGTCGAGCAGAGCCCGGTCTCCATCGTCATCACCGACCTCAAGGCCGACATCCAGTACGTCAACGGCAGCTTCCTCAAGGTCACCGGCTATTCCATGGACGAGGTGATCGGCCGCAATCCCCGCATCCTCAAATCCGACAGGACCCCGCCCGAGGTCTATGACGCCATGTGGGCGGCGCTGTCCATGGGCGAGAAGTGGGAAGGCGAACTGGCCAACCGCCGCAAGAACGGCGAACTCTATTGGGAAATGGCCACCATCCAGCCCATTCAGAACATCGAAGGGGTGATCACCAACTATCTGGCCATCAAGACCGACGTCACCGAGCAGAAGCAGGCCGCCGCCAAGCTGGCCGAACTGGTGGAGGAATTGCGCCGCTCCAACGAGGAGCTGGAGCAGTTCGCCTATGTGGCCTCCCACGATCTGCGCCAGCCGCTGCGCATGATCAGCGCCTATCTCGGCCTGCTGGAAAAGAAGCTGGGAGCCAGCTTCGACCAGGATTCCCGCGACTTCTTCGGCTTTGCCCTCGACGGCGCCAAGCGCCTGGACCGCATGATCGTCGATCTGCTGGAATACTCGCGCATCGGCCGTATTTCCACCCCCATGGCGCCGGTCGATCTGGGGCAGGTGGTGGCCGACAGCATCCGCCACCTGGAGGTGGCCGCCGCCGAAAGCGGCGCCGGGATCGTGGTGCCCGAGACCCTGCCGACCATCTCGGGCGACGCCAACGAGCTGCTGCGTCTGTTCCAGAACCTGATCGCCAATGCCATCAAGTACATGCCGGAAGGGCGCCAGCCGCACATCGAGGTGATCTGCCGCGACGGGGGCGGCGAATGGGTGCTGGGGGTCAGGGACAACGGCATCGGCATTCCCGCCGAGGAGTTGAAGCGGGTGTTCGGCATCTTCCAGCGTCTGGTCGCCCGCGAGCAGTACGAGGGCACCGGCATCGGTCTGGCGGTGTGCCGCAAGATCGCCGAGCACCACGGCGGGCGTATCTGGGTCGAGTCCGAACTGGGCACCGGCAGCACCTTCCTGATCGCCCTTCCCAAGACCTGA